The genomic interval GGTGATCTGCAGAAGCTCCCTTAGCGGAGCCAAGAAGACCTCGGCCACCTCGAGGGGGTTGGGCCTTAAGGGAGGAAGGTCCTCTCGGAAGACCACCACCGGCTGGACCAAGAAGCCTTGGGGGGAAAGGACCGGGGCCAGATACCCCAAGGGCTCCACCCCCAAAAGGCCCACCTCCTCCGCGGCCTCCCGCAAAGCGGCTTCCACAGGGGTTTCCCCCGGTTCCACCACCCCCCCGGGGAAGCTGATCTGCCCGGCGTGGGTGGGGAGGTGGGGGCTTCTTAGGGTGAAAAGGAGGCTTTCCCCCAGAAGGGGCACGGCCACCGCCGCCAGGCGGAAGCCCTGGGGAAGGGCTAGCCCCTCTGGCAGGCTCTCTGGGAGCGCCTTCTTAAGGCGGTTTCGGGGTCCAGGCCCCTCTTGGCGAAAAGCCCCACCAGGTTCCAAAGCGCCTCCTCGAGGTCCCCCTTCTCCAGGGCCCTCCTTAGGCCCTCCTCGCTTCCCGGATCCACGCCCTTCCGCTGGAGCTCGTAGGCCCGAAGCAGGGTGGGAAGGTGCTTGGGTAGCCCACAGGGCTCCTCCTGCTTTCCCTCCTCCGCCTTCAGCTCCTCCCAACGGGCCTTCACCTCCTCGGGGGTTTGGGCCACGGCTTCCCCGAACACATGGGGGTGGCGGCGGATGAGCTTTTCCACGATGCTTCTTTCCACGTCCCCATAGGAGAACCGCCCCTCCTCCTCGGCGATGACGCTGTGAAAGGCCACCTGCAGGAGCACATCCCCAAGCTCCTCGGCCATCTCCTTGGGGTCCTTACGCAAAAGGGCATCCGCCGCCTCGCTGGCCTCCTCCAACAGGTAGGGGATAAGGCTTTCGTGGGTCTGGGCCCGGTCCCAGGGGCACCCCCCGGGCCCCCGGAGACGGCGCATCACCTCAAGAAGCCGTTCCATGCCCCCCATTCTCCCTCAGAAGGACACCCCCCGCCAGGGAAAGGCCCACCAAAAGGAGGGAAAGGGGATCCACACCCACGGGCTCCAACACCCACCCCCCAGGCCCCGGGGTGGGCAGGCCCGTGGTGCGGGTGAGGAGGAAAAGAAGGAAAAGGAGCCCCACCAGCCCCCGGCCCAGGCGAAGCCAGCCCGAACCTATGGGTACCTCCAAAAGGGGCAGGAGAAGGAGGGCCAGGCCATAGCCCATCTGCAGGGCCAAAAGGCCCATAAAAAGCACACCATACCAAAACCCCGGGGTCTGAAAGGCCAGGGCGGGGTTCTGCGCCAGGAAAAGGTCTCCGCAAAGCCCCCCACCCAAGGGGGTTTTCCCGAAGCCCAAAAGCTGAAGGAAAAAGGGAAGGATAAGGAGGGCAGCAGCAAGCCGCATCAGTAGCGCTCCCTTACGGGCTCCAGGCGCACCGCCGTGCCATAGACCAGGATCTCCGCTGCCCCTTGGAGCACGCTGGCCGTGGCGTACCGCACCCCCAAGATGGCATGGGCCCCTAAGCGCTTGGCCTCCTCCAGCATCCTGCGCTCCGCCTCCTCGCGGGCCTCTTTCAGCATCTCCGTGTACTCGGGGATCTCCCCGCCCACCAGGGTACGCAAGCCCGCCAAAAGGTCCTTGCCCAGGTGCTTGGTCCGTACCGTGCTCCCCTTGACCACCCCCAGCACCTGGGCCACCCGGTAACCGGGCACCTCGCCCAGGGTAGTGAGCAGGATATCCATGGCCCCCATCCTACCGGTCCCGGCGGGCGAAGATGAGGGAACCCAAGAAGGCCAGGAAAACCCCCAAAAAGACCAGGTAAAAAAGCCCTAGCCAAGGCCCCACCTCCCCAAGCCGTTCCGCCACCAGGTACCCTATGGGTCCGGTAAGCACCGGGGCTTTCAGGCCAGAAAGGAGCCCCACCCGGTGGATCTCCTGAGGGTTCAGGAGGAGGGCCAGGGTGAGGAAACCTTCCAAGGGGTACTCCCTTAAGCGCACCGCCAAGGCCACCACCAGGGGCCCATAGAGCACGTTCAAAAGGCCAAAAAGACCAAAGCCCAAGCCCAGGGCCCGCCGCTCGTCCAAAAACAAGGCGGCCAAAAAGGCGGCAAGCCCCACCCAAAAGACCAGGATGCCTACCCCGGAAAGGAGGAGCCAAAGGGTGGCCCTCCCGGATAGCCCCAACACCCCAGCCCCCAGAAGAAGGCCGGGAAGAAGGGGCAGAAAAAGCCCCAGGAAGACCCCCAAAATCCCCTCCCCAAAGCCCCGGAAGGCCCCCAGGGGAAGCCCCAGAAGGAAGGCCCACTCCTCCCTCGAGGCCAAAAGGGGCACGGCAAGGGCCAGGACCAGAGGCGGCAAGAGGAGCAATAGCCCCGAGTAAAGCCCCACCAACCCCACCCCTTCCCCCCGGCCCAAAAACCCCAAGCTCAGGAGAGGAGGCAGAAGGAAAAGGCCAAAGGTCCAGGGGTTACGGGTTACCTCCTTAAAGAAAAGAGGGCTCATGGGGCCTTAGCCGGGGCGAGGACATCCGCAGGCACCCAAGGCCGCCTTTCCCCCTCCCTTAGGGCCTGGGCCCAGGTGAGGACTCGTCCCCCCGCCCGCTCGGGCCGCTTCTTAAGGTACTTCTCCAGGGCTTCCCGGCTACCAAAGGCCAAAAGCCCCGAACCCATGGGGGTGCGGACCTTGGGGTTATGGTAGAGCACAGCCTTTTCAGCCGCCACCCACCTGGGGGCGGTGCGGGTGCTTTCGGCAAAGTCCGCCAGGTACACCTCTTTGGCCGTGGGGCTGGGCCCGCCCCAGCCGTTCAGCTGGTCCAGGAGGCAGGCGGGGTCGTCATAGAAGAAGGCCTTCCCCTGGGGGTTCACCGCCTGGGCCGCATACCGGGCGTCCAGAATGGTCATGAAGCAGTAGGGGCAGGCCTCCACCCCCACCCGTAGGGCCCGGGGGGCCGCCAAGGCCTGGAGCAGGAAAGGAGCCGAGAGGAGAAAGGTTCTGCGGTTCATGGGTCTTTGAACACCTTTAGCCCTATAGGAAACCCTGGGCAGGCCAGGGGCTCCTCTTCAGCTTAGTGGCTAGGCTCCTCCTTCTCGCCCAAAAGCCCAGCATGCTGGGCCAGAAGGGCCACCAGGTTCATCTCCGGCAAGGGGGCCAGGTCCCATAGGGTCTGGAAGCGGTAGAAGCTTTGGCGGCCATGCTGGGCCTTGTTCTTCTCGGCGAACTCCTGGGCGGCCTTGGCGCTGGCGAAGGCCAGGAGCCTGGCGTTCATCACCACCATCATCCTCTCCCCCCAGTAGAAGGTGGCCTGGCGGGCGGGGATGAGGCGCACCGTCTCCTGGGGCTTTGCGGGGTCGTAAGCCCCCCGGTCGGTGACATAGAAGGTGGTCCCCTCCCCGTCCCTAAGCCCATGCACCCAGGCGTAGTTCACCATGCAGGCCAGGCTCTCGAAGTGCAGGGCCTCCACCACCTGCTTGGGGTTGTGGGGGGCAGGCCGGGGCTCCGAAAAGGCGATCTGGCTGTAGGTCTGCTCAAAGAAACCCTTGGGGAAGGTGCGGCCCCGCCACTGGCCTTCAGGGGTCTTGATGGGCATGCCGCAGAAGGCGCACGTGCCCTCATCCCAGGGGATGGGCTTGGCGGCAACCCGCATCCCCCCAGCAGGAGCCGGGCTTTCCCCACCATGCCCCATGTGCTGGGCCAGAACCGGCCCCGCCACCACCAGTCCACCCAAAGCCTTGAGCACCTCACGCCGATTCCTCATAGAGCACCTCCATTAGCCAGGGGAGGCGTTCTCCCCTTGGGCCCAAGACCTGTTCCGGGGAGCCTTCCTCCAGAACCTGCCCCCCTTTAAGGAGAAGGAGGCGGCCTGCCCTCCTCGCCTCCTCCACGTGGTGCAAGGCGATGAGCACCGCCCCCTCCCCTTTGGCCTCCACCCAGGCCCAAAACCGCTCCCGGCCCTTGGGGTCCAAGGCGGCAGTGGGCTCGTCCAGAAGCCAGATGGGAGGGTTGCCCATGAGGCTTGCCGCCAGGGCCAGGCGCTGGCGCTGGCCTCCGGAAAGTTCCCCCACCCGCTTTTCCAGAAAGGCCCCCAGGCCCATGCGCTCCACCGCCTCCTCCAAGGCTTCTTGCCCTAGCCCCTTTACCCCTCTTGCCCCCTGCAAAAGTTCCCAGGCCC from Thermus caldifontis carries:
- a CDS encoding nitrous oxide reductase accessory protein NosL; amino-acid sequence: MRNRREVLKALGGLVVAGPVLAQHMGHGGESPAPAGGMRVAAKPIPWDEGTCAFCGMPIKTPEGQWRGRTFPKGFFEQTYSQIAFSEPRPAPHNPKQVVEALHFESLACMVNYAWVHGLRDGEGTTFYVTDRGAYDPAKPQETVRLIPARQATFYWGERMMVVMNARLLAFASAKAAQEFAEKNKAQHGRQSFYRFQTLWDLAPLPEMNLVALLAQHAGLLGEKEEPSH
- a CDS encoding MazG family protein — protein: MGGMERLLEVMRRLRGPGGCPWDRAQTHESLIPYLLEEASEAADALLRKDPKEMAEELGDVLLQVAFHSVIAEEEGRFSYGDVERSIVEKLIRRHPHVFGEAVAQTPEEVKARWEELKAEEGKQEEPCGLPKHLPTLLRAYELQRKGVDPGSEEGLRRALEKGDLEEALWNLVGLFAKRGLDPETALRRRSQRACQRG
- a CDS encoding NUDIX hydrolase, with product MAVPLLGESLLFTLRSPHLPTHAGQISFPGGVVEPGETPVEAALREAAEEVGLLGVEPLGYLAPVLSPQGFLVQPVVVFREDLPPLRPNPLEVAEVFLAPLRELLQITPWSEVRHGRTVWHFPWRGVDIWGVTGNILREFLEVWREASGDSPFGPL
- a CDS encoding YbjQ family protein; translated protein: MDILLTTLGEVPGYRVAQVLGVVKGSTVRTKHLGKDLLAGLRTLVGGEIPEYTEMLKEAREEAERRMLEEAKRLGAHAILGVRYATASVLQGAAEILVYGTAVRLEPVRERY
- a CDS encoding ABC transporter ATP-binding protein encodes the protein MVVAEGLTKVGRLRGVGLRVPGGVVGLLGPNGAGKSTLLAILAGRLRPDGGRASLFGHAPKDPKALPLRAYLPQTPRLFPHLRAWELLQGARGVKGLGQEALEEAVERMGLGAFLEKRVGELSGGQRQRLALAASLMGNPPIWLLDEPTAALDPKGRERFWAWVEAKGEGAVLIALHHVEEARRAGRLLLLKGGQVLEEGSPEQVLGPRGERLPWLMEVLYEESA
- a CDS encoding nitrous oxide reductase accessory protein NosL, with the translated sequence MNRRTFLLSAPFLLQALAAPRALRVGVEACPYCFMTILDARYAAQAVNPQGKAFFYDDPACLLDQLNGWGGPSPTAKEVYLADFAESTRTAPRWVAAEKAVLYHNPKVRTPMGSGLLAFGSREALEKYLKKRPERAGGRVLTWAQALREGERRPWVPADVLAPAKAP